TCGGTTATTTCGTTATCCACAAGCACCTCTTTTAGGTTCCTATGCAATAAAAAAGAAACTGGGTTGCCAGCTTCTTGTTTACTACGTTGTTATTTTTGATTTTTTGCAGCTTCTTTTCTTTCCCGTTCTTCTTTTAACACAGCTTTTCGAGACAAGTTTACTCTACCTTGATGGTCAATTTCTTTTACTTTCACTAAAATTTCATCACCAATGGAAACGACGTCTTCTACTTTATTTGTACGCTCTTCTGCCAGTTCAGAAATGTGAACCAGACCGTCTTTTCCTTTAAATAATTCAACAAAAGCGCCAAATTTCTCAATTCGTTTTACTTTTCCAAGGTATAATTGTCCAACCTCGACTTCGCGTACTAAGTCCTCAATAATTTTCTTCGCTTTTTCGTTCATTGCTGCTTCAGTGGATGAAATAAATACACTACCATCTTGCTCAATATCAATTTTTACACCTGTCTCATCGATGATTTGATTAATTTGCTTTCCGCTTGGTCCGATTACATCGCGAATTTTATCCGGATTAATTTGCATGGTTAAAATCTTCGGTGCATATTGAGAAAGGTTATCTTTTGGTTTTTCAATGGTCGCAAGCATTGACTCAAGAATATGCATTCTGCCTTTTTTCGCTTGATGCAATGCTTCTTCTAAAATTTCTTTAGACAAGCCATCGATTTTGATATCCATTTGTAATGCGGTTACGCCTTTTGCTGTTCCTGCCACTTTAAAGTCCATGTCGCCAAGTGCGTCTTCCATTCCTTGAATATCGGAAAGAATCGTATAATCATCACCGGATTTGACCAGCCCCATTGCAATACCTGCTACTGGTGCCTTAATTGGGACTCCGGCATCCATCATAGCAAGCGTACTTGCACAAATACTTGCTTGCGAGGTTGATCCATTAGACTCCAACACTTCTGATACTAAACGAATCGTATATGGAAATTCTTTTTCGGATGGAATCACTTTCTCTAAAGCTCGTTCTCCTAATGCACCGTGCCCAATTTCACGACGACCAGGTCCTCTGATTGGTCCCGTTTCTCCAACACTATAAGCAGGAAAATTATAATGGTGCATAAAGCGTTTAGATTCCTCTAAATCAAGACCGTCAAGGATCTGTACATCGCCTAAAGCACCTAGTGTACAGACACTTAATGCTTGCGTTTGTCCCCTTGTAAATAATCCGGAACCATGTGTACGCGGCAATACATGAATACGAGACGATAGTGGACGAATTTCATCAATTTGTCTCCCATCAGGACGAACCTTTTCTTTCGTAATTAATCGTCGTACCTCTGCTTTTACCATTTGATCAAGAATTGCCTTGACCTGCTTGCCTGCTTCTTCGTCTTCTTCGTAAGCTTGTAGTACTTCTTCTTTCACTGCAGCAATAGCTTCTTCGCGTGCATGTTTTTCTTTAACTTGAATAGCCTCAATCAACTTATCTTTCGCTTCCACTTCCACTTTTGCAGCTAGCGTTTGATCGATATCAAATAAAGTCGGTTCCTGTTTTTTAATCCCAACAGCTTCCACAATTCGCTCTTGAAACTCAACTAAACGAACAATTTCCTGGTGTCCAAACATAATTGCTTCTAGCATGACTTCCTCTGGGACTTCATTGGCACCAGCTTCTACCATATTAATCGCGTCTTTTGTTCCAGCAACGGTCAATTCAATATCACTTTTTCCTTCTTGCTCAATCGTTGGATTAATGACAAATTCTCCATCCACACGACCGACATTCACCCCTGCAATCGGTTCTGCAAATGGAATGTCAGAAATACATAAGGCAATCGATGAGCCGATCATTGCCGCAATTTCGGATGGACAATCTTGATCTACGCTCATCACAGTGCTTATTACTTGAACTTCATTCCGATAACCATCTGGAAATAAAGGACGGATTGGTCGGTCAATAAGACGTGAAGACAGAATCGCTTTTTCACTTGGTCTTCCTTCCCGTTTAATAAATCCTCCTGGTATTTTACCTACTGCATATAGGCGTTCTTCATAGTTCACAGTCAAAGGGAAAAAAGGAAGGTCCTTTGGCTCACTGGAAGCCGTAGCTACTGATAGTACAGCAGTATCCCCATAATGAATCATACAAGCGCCATTTGCTTGTTTTGCTAATTCTCCAGTTTCAACGGCAAATTTTTTTCCGGCTATTTCTGTAGAGAATTGTTGTTTTTCTTCTGCCATTAGTTCATGTGCTCCTTTCAAATAACATTCTACCTTACATTTTATAGTTTATAAGCATGATTGTAAATTTTATGTAGATAAATCAAAGG
This genomic interval from Virgibacillus pantothenticus contains the following:
- a CDS encoding polyribonucleotide nucleotidyltransferase; the encoded protein is MAEEKQQFSTEIAGKKFAVETGELAKQANGACMIHYGDTAVLSVATASSEPKDLPFFPLTVNYEERLYAVGKIPGGFIKREGRPSEKAILSSRLIDRPIRPLFPDGYRNEVQVISTVMSVDQDCPSEIAAMIGSSIALCISDIPFAEPIAGVNVGRVDGEFVINPTIEQEGKSDIELTVAGTKDAINMVEAGANEVPEEVMLEAIMFGHQEIVRLVEFQERIVEAVGIKKQEPTLFDIDQTLAAKVEVEAKDKLIEAIQVKEKHAREEAIAAVKEEVLQAYEEDEEAGKQVKAILDQMVKAEVRRLITKEKVRPDGRQIDEIRPLSSRIHVLPRTHGSGLFTRGQTQALSVCTLGALGDVQILDGLDLEESKRFMHHYNFPAYSVGETGPIRGPGRREIGHGALGERALEKVIPSEKEFPYTIRLVSEVLESNGSTSQASICASTLAMMDAGVPIKAPVAGIAMGLVKSGDDYTILSDIQGMEDALGDMDFKVAGTAKGVTALQMDIKIDGLSKEILEEALHQAKKGRMHILESMLATIEKPKDNLSQYAPKILTMQINPDKIRDVIGPSGKQINQIIDETGVKIDIEQDGSVFISSTEAAMNEKAKKIIEDLVREVEVGQLYLGKVKRIEKFGAFVELFKGKDGLVHISELAEERTNKVEDVVSIGDEILVKVKEIDHQGRVNLSRKAVLKEERERKEAAKNQK